From a single Pseudobutyrivibrio xylanivorans genomic region:
- a CDS encoding GNAT family N-acetyltransferase — protein sequence MIKIELLSEKNFSINSLDSYNRKQDVNKVYRRIDGDYILIECKYTEDWNLNKKRSVAKQISSDEYITYIALENDRVVGFIGLLKQLKGRYMILDMMQVSSECRGLGIGRRLFEVGKDEARKNGAEALYISACSSEETIAFYRAMGSDLTVNPIKEIAEEEPFDLQMICPV from the coding sequence TTGATTAAAATAGAATTATTATCAGAAAAGAATTTCTCTATAAATTCATTGGATTCATATAACAGAAAACAGGATGTAAATAAGGTATATCGCAGAATTGACGGGGACTATATATTGATTGAATGCAAATATACCGAAGATTGGAATCTAAATAAAAAACGTTCAGTAGCCAAGCAAATAAGCAGTGATGAATATATTACATACATTGCATTAGAAAATGATAGAGTTGTTGGTTTTATAGGGCTATTAAAACAGCTAAAAGGTCGATATATGATTCTTGATATGATGCAGGTATCTTCTGAATGTAGAGGTCTAGGCATCGGCAGACGATTATTTGAAGTAGGAAAAGATGAAGCAAGAAAAAATGGTGCGGAAGCTTTGTACATATCTGCTTGCTCTTCAGAGGAGACGATTGCGTTTTACAGAGCGATGGGGAGTGATTTGACAGTTAACCCAATAAAAGAAATTGCTGAAGAAGAACCATTTGACCTTCAGATGATATGCCCTGTGTAA
- a CDS encoding ATP-binding protein — translation MIKRDRYLNQLINARNNGFPKVITGVRRCGKSFLLKEIYREYLLSEKVPENRIIIMELDDDKNSKYRDPLELGAYIRERCKENENYYVFIDEIQKVYPIINPNFTDGKHVLANANDTEVISFVDVVLGLSREKNIDLYVTGSNSKMLSSDIVTEFRDKATNIKLSPLSFEEYYGYVGGSATEAIYSYMQYGGMPLAVLKSDEEKKEYLKSLFATTYFADIVERNQLKKGEALDELCNIISSSTGSLLNSEKIANTFESVRNENIDKQTVENYISYFKDAFLLREAKRYDLKGRKEIGALRKYYFIDTGLRNARLNFAFPDEGQMLENIVYNELCYNGYSVNVGAFDTVEKDKNGKSIRKNNEVDFYATKGLRSLYIQVTADISNAETREREIRPYFKLNDQVQKILVVNRPIGETLDENGFSIIGITEFLIRYIK, via the coding sequence ATGATAAAGCGAGATAGATATCTGAATCAGTTGATCAATGCCAGAAATAATGGATTTCCGAAAGTGATAACAGGTGTAAGAAGATGTGGAAAATCTTTTCTTCTTAAAGAAATTTATAGAGAATACTTGCTTTCGGAGAAAGTTCCAGAGAATAGGATAATTATCATGGAATTAGATGATGATAAAAATAGTAAGTATCGTGATCCTTTGGAACTAGGAGCGTATATAAGGGAAAGATGCAAAGAAAATGAAAATTATTATGTATTTATTGATGAAATACAGAAGGTATATCCTATAATCAATCCAAATTTCACTGATGGTAAACATGTTTTGGCGAATGCTAATGATACTGAGGTAATCTCATTTGTAGATGTTGTGCTCGGACTCTCAAGAGAAAAAAATATAGATTTATATGTGACGGGATCAAATTCTAAAATGTTGTCTTCAGATATTGTTACTGAATTTAGAGATAAGGCAACAAACATAAAGCTGTCTCCGCTGTCATTTGAAGAATATTATGGATATGTCGGAGGTTCAGCAACTGAAGCAATATATTCATATATGCAATACGGTGGAATGCCGTTAGCTGTATTAAAAAGCGACGAAGAGAAAAAAGAATATCTAAAGAGCTTGTTCGCTACTACATATTTCGCTGATATTGTTGAAAGAAATCAGTTGAAAAAAGGAGAGGCCTTGGATGAACTATGTAATATTATTAGTTCTTCAACAGGCTCACTACTTAATTCAGAAAAAATAGCCAATACATTTGAAAGTGTTAGAAATGAAAATATCGATAAACAGACAGTTGAAAACTATATTAGTTACTTTAAAGATGCTTTCCTTTTGCGTGAGGCAAAACGCTATGATTTAAAAGGACGGAAAGAAATCGGTGCGCTCAGAAAGTATTATTTTATAGATACTGGATTACGCAATGCCAGACTTAATTTCGCATTTCCTGATGAAGGACAAATGCTTGAAAACATTGTTTATAATGAGCTTTGTTATAATGGTTATTCTGTTAATGTCGGTGCTTTTGACACTGTTGAAAAAGATAAAAATGGAAAATCTATAAGGAAAAATAATGAAGTGGATTTTTATGCCACTAAAGGGCTTAGATCTCTTTATATACAGGTAACTGCTGATATCTCTAATGCAGAAACAAGAGAAAGAGAAATACGTCCTTATTTTAAGTTAAATGATCAAGTACAAAAGATACTTGTTGTAAATAGACCGATTGGTGAAACACTAGATGAGAATGGATTCTCAATTATAGGGATTACTGAATTTTTAATTCGATACATTAAATGA
- a CDS encoding ABC transporter transmembrane domain-containing protein, translating to MFDKRLMAMCPESKKYIVGNIICQWVELMMNAVMIFVIANAVGKLYRKEMTVNEMLISLAILAGVLIVRFVMTKKTTQMSYRASKTVKRVMREQIYKKILKLGNTYREHATTAELVQESVEGVEQLESYFGQYVPQLVLHLREKPL from the coding sequence ATGTTTGATAAGAGATTGATGGCTATGTGTCCAGAGAGCAAAAAATACATAGTGGGTAACATTATCTGCCAATGGGTTGAACTTATGATGAACGCAGTGATGATCTTTGTCATCGCAAATGCGGTAGGAAAGCTGTATCGCAAGGAAATGACCGTAAATGAGATGCTTATTTCTCTTGCGATACTTGCAGGTGTTCTCATTGTTCGGTTTGTCATGACAAAGAAAACGACGCAGATGAGCTATCGTGCATCGAAGACTGTAAAGCGCGTAATGAGAGAGCAGATATATAAAAAGATACTGAAGCTTGGGAATACATACAGAGAGCATGCGACAACCGCAGAACTTGTTCAGGAATCAGTGGAAGGTGTAGAACAGCTTGAAAGCTATTTTGGACAATACGTGCCGCAGTTGGTATTGCACTTGCGGGAAAAACCTTTATAG
- a CDS encoding alpha/beta hydrolase-fold protein: MYKNDSPYTGGADKYLDKLTGSIISAIKAELGAEPEYTAIAGYSIGGLFAICSLYRTDVFSRAVSASGSMWYPSFLEYAEKNNFGKMPSRVYFSLGDREARTRNALLSTVEDKTGKIYDQYKNKGIETTFEMNPGNHFKDADLRLAKGIARILK, from the coding sequence TTGTATAAAAATGATAGCCCCTACACAGGAGGGGCAGATAAATATCTTGATAAGCTGACTGGAAGCATAATCTCTGCTATAAAAGCTGAGCTTGGTGCAGAGCCTGAATATACGGCTATTGCAGGCTATTCAATTGGAGGATTGTTCGCTATTTGCAGCTTGTACAGGACTGATGTGTTCTCAAGAGCAGTAAGTGCATCCGGATCTATGTGGTATCCTTCATTTTTAGAATATGCAGAAAAAAATAATTTTGGTAAAATGCCTTCAAGAGTATATTTTTCCCTTGGCGATAGAGAGGCACGCACTCGCAACGCGCTTCTTAGCACAGTTGAAGATAAGACTGGAAAAATTTATGATCAATACAAGAATAAGGGCATAGAAACTACGTTTGAAATGAATCCCGGAAATCATTTCAAAGATGCGGATTTGCGTCTTGCAAAGGGAATAGCCCGGATACTTAAATGA
- a CDS encoding DUF4417 domain-containing protein gives MGKTATNLVDEGFRVSLVETAFFDGKFEIPHIDAPKEIIIPEGMVPFSIRERSQDKNDFVCFYENDINFREILINTEEYVDDLKRFPGIVTPDCSLYLDAPLCVQIADIYLNRAVGYYLSQKGLYVVPNIRWGDERTYKSDFLGEKVAFQGVDKHSIVSIGTYGQIKSAESKRYFREGLEEMLKELEPEVVLVYGAMPDKIFGGLYDKTSFIQYPDWTTRMKQK, from the coding sequence ATGGGAAAGACAGCGACTAATCTGGTAGATGAAGGCTTTAGAGTTTCTTTGGTAGAAACTGCATTTTTCGATGGAAAGTTTGAAATACCACATATTGATGCGCCAAAAGAGATAATTATTCCTGAAGGGATGGTTCCGTTCTCAATCAGAGAGCGGAGCCAAGATAAGAATGATTTTGTATGCTTTTATGAAAATGATATCAATTTTCGGGAAATACTAATAAATACCGAAGAGTACGTTGACGATTTAAAAAGGTTTCCGGGAATAGTTACACCAGATTGTTCACTTTATCTTGACGCGCCATTATGTGTTCAAATCGCTGATATCTATCTGAACAGAGCAGTTGGGTATTACTTAAGCCAGAAAGGGCTTTATGTTGTGCCTAACATTCGATGGGGAGATGAGCGAACTTATAAATCGGATTTTCTCGGAGAAAAAGTGGCATTTCAGGGAGTGGATAAACATAGCATTGTTTCTATCGGAACATATGGACAAATCAAATCCGCTGAATCCAAAAGATATTTCAGAGAAGGTCTTGAAGAGATGCTGAAGGAACTTGAACCAGAAGTTGTTCTTGTTTATGGCGCTATGCCTGATAAGATATTCGGAGGACTTTACGATAAGACGAGTTTCATCCAATACCCAGATTGGACTACCCGTATGAAACAAAAATGA
- a CDS encoding DUF3795 domain-containing protein: MDKSWSENNKEIQKLLTKEATFKDAIQKLLAFREEMFEQITQIVSGYPDEAFAQMPFAGADGYHSKTLAYSIWHIFRIEDIVAHEMIAGDSQILFTHDFHNRIGAPIITTGNELQGNEIAEFSEKLNIKELYLYVKAVKESTDQILGNLTYKDLKQKFGGDVKEKLIRSKSVSENENAFWLIDYWCGKDIKGLIQMPFSRHWIMHIEAMRRIKNKLCKIARKGVDPIAYCGFSCNHCFLSEWCGSCRTKYNVCSFATCAEDRICPNVKCCKEKDLDGCYECDELENCNKGFYIPSNDGANAAKAQALYIRKYGKKEFLRVHDRLHEKYDFQKTQEVLGQDYKEGLRILEET; this comes from the coding sequence ATGGACAAATCATGGTCAGAAAACAATAAAGAAATACAGAAATTGCTGACGAAGGAAGCAACCTTTAAAGATGCTATTCAGAAGCTTTTGGCTTTTCGTGAGGAAATGTTTGAGCAGATCACACAGATTGTGAGTGGATATCCGGATGAGGCTTTTGCCCAAATGCCTTTTGCGGGTGCGGACGGATATCACAGTAAAACCCTTGCCTATTCTATCTGGCATATTTTCAGGATTGAAGATATAGTTGCCCATGAGATGATAGCAGGGGATAGTCAAATCCTTTTTACACATGACTTTCATAATCGCATTGGCGCACCTATTATTACTACGGGTAATGAACTTCAGGGAAACGAGATTGCAGAGTTTTCAGAAAAACTGAATATTAAAGAACTATATCTGTATGTAAAAGCTGTAAAGGAGTCTACGGATCAGATTCTTGGAAATCTGACATACAAGGATTTAAAGCAAAAATTCGGCGGCGATGTAAAGGAAAAACTTATCCGCAGTAAAAGTGTCAGTGAGAATGAGAATGCCTTTTGGCTGATTGATTACTGGTGCGGAAAGGATATAAAAGGACTGATTCAGATGCCATTTAGCCGTCACTGGATCATGCATATCGAAGCCATGCGCCGCATCAAGAATAAACTCTGCAAGATAGCACGAAAGGGTGTTGATCCTATTGCTTATTGTGGCTTTTCCTGTAATCACTGTTTCCTTTCAGAGTGGTGCGGATCCTGCAGAACGAAGTACAATGTCTGCTCTTTTGCCACCTGTGCTGAGGACAGAATATGTCCGAATGTGAAATGCTGTAAGGAAAAAGATTTGGACGGATGTTATGAGTGTGATGAGCTCGAAAATTGCAATAAAGGGTTCTATATTCCATCAAATGACGGAGCAAATGCAGCAAAGGCTCAGGCATTATATATAAGGAAATACGGAAAGAAAGAGTTCTTAAGGGTTCATGACAGGCTACATGAGAAATATGACTTCCAAAAGACACAGGAAGTTTTGGGACAGGATTATAAGGAAGGACTGAGAATTCTGGAGGAAACTTGA
- a CDS encoding TraX family protein has product MEKKLNSNHLKIIAIIAMTIDHAANLFYPSFPAQPLPIALHIIGRLTAPIMWFFIAEGYHYTHNIKKYLLRLGIFAIISHFAYCFAFGINFVPLKTGIFNQTSVMYPLFIAVLVLWLQDSEFRYKVLKHILIFVLVWSAFPADWSCIAVLAIIGIHRHRGDLKKQTLIMMLWVMLYAVVSFFFVNKVHGIIELFVILVYPLMKRYDGQRGKAKWLKWFFYIYYPAHLVVIGIIRIIMYGDTPILF; this is encoded by the coding sequence ATGGAAAAGAAATTAAACTCCAATCATCTTAAAATAATAGCAATTATTGCCATGACGATAGATCATGCTGCCAATTTATTCTATCCATCGTTCCCGGCACAGCCGCTTCCTATTGCGCTACATATTATAGGAAGGCTGACGGCTCCGATTATGTGGTTTTTCATCGCAGAGGGCTATCATTACACACACAACATAAAAAAGTATCTGCTTAGACTGGGCATATTTGCCATAATCTCGCATTTTGCGTACTGTTTTGCTTTTGGAATAAACTTCGTTCCGCTTAAAACAGGTATTTTTAATCAGACAAGCGTCATGTACCCATTGTTTATAGCAGTGTTGGTACTGTGGCTTCAGGATTCAGAGTTCAGGTATAAAGTGCTGAAACATATCCTGATTTTTGTACTTGTATGGAGTGCTTTTCCTGCGGATTGGAGTTGTATCGCGGTGCTGGCGATCATAGGCATTCACAGACATCGCGGTGATCTAAAAAAACAAACGCTTATCATGATGCTATGGGTTATGTTGTATGCAGTAGTGTCGTTTTTCTTTGTAAATAAAGTTCACGGAATCATAGAATTGTTTGTTATCCTTGTATATCCGCTTATGAAACGTTATGACGGACAGCGAGGAAAAGCTAAATGGCTAAAATGGTTTTTCTATATTTACTATCCGGCACATCTTGTTGTTATTGGAATCATAAGAATTATTATGTATGGTGATACTCCAATATTGTTCTGA
- a CDS encoding GNAT family N-acetyltransferase — translation MGIEIKKMESDEEIKGKAYVHWKSWQAAYKGIVEQSYLDSMTLAKCEEIAFKWPDNLIVAKDGNQVVGFVGYGKYHDEELIETGEIFAIYVLEEYCGTGVGKALMQAGLGELDYQTVAVWVLKDNKRAIKFYEKCGFCIDGREEVIKLGSPIVEVRMIRTTE, via the coding sequence ATGGGCATTGAGATAAAGAAAATGGAATCTGATGAAGAGATTAAAGGAAAAGCTTATGTTCATTGGAAGTCATGGCAGGCTGCATATAAAGGAATAGTGGAACAAAGCTATCTGGATTCAATGACTTTAGCAAAGTGTGAAGAAATTGCTTTCAAGTGGCCTGATAATCTTATAGTTGCAAAAGATGGCAATCAGGTAGTTGGATTTGTGGGTTATGGAAAATACCATGATGAAGAACTAATTGAGACTGGCGAGATTTTTGCAATTTATGTATTGGAAGAATACTGTGGTACCGGTGTTGGCAAGGCACTTATGCAAGCCGGTTTGGGTGAACTCGATTACCAAACGGTGGCAGTTTGGGTACTTAAGGATAATAAGCGTGCAATCAAGTTTTATGAAAAATGTGGCTTTTGTATTGATGGACGAGAAGAAGTAATAAAACTGGGTTCTCCGATTGTGGAAGTCAGAATGATACGAACGACTGAATAA
- a CDS encoding MATE family efflux transporter — MTNTEQTTQNMTSGNSMKQIILFFLPLLWGNLFQQLYSLVDSIIVGKGISDQALAAVGATGTLNFLILGFVVGMTRGFGITFAQSFGKNDMAMLNAYIRAAKKLSITFGIAFTVVCVSLLNKMLTFLNTPEDIFDDSYRYFVVILLGIVVTVMNNLEITILQSMGDSRTPLTAMICSSLVNIMLDIIFIMAFGTGVVGAAVATVVSQFVSYLLCLKKLRTIDFMSLGKDTSEKADEKNILVELMKIGLPVALMNSVTAAGTMVLQYFVNLMGSAYVAAYSACMKFASLFEQFGMSVGLSMMTFVGQNKGAGKYDRIRTGVRQGLMLSTLVNVPISLLMIFVPGSLARMLLTDNMIIGYCTDFMPIMGISFFALGWLFVYRYSVQGLGNTFIPMLSGGLEVIMRLIFGFLVGRNGFKGIAISEVSAWIGAFLMLMVTYYCLIGKRTKAIA, encoded by the coding sequence ATGACAAATACAGAACAGACCACACAAAATATGACCTCAGGAAACAGTATGAAACAGATCATACTGTTCTTTTTGCCCTTATTATGGGGAAATCTTTTCCAACAACTATATAGTCTTGTGGATAGCATTATAGTTGGCAAGGGAATCTCGGATCAGGCGCTAGCTGCTGTTGGGGCAACCGGGACACTTAACTTCCTTATACTTGGATTTGTTGTGGGGATGACCAGAGGATTTGGCATAACCTTTGCCCAGAGCTTTGGAAAAAACGATATGGCTATGCTGAATGCATACATCAGAGCAGCCAAGAAGCTCAGTATCACGTTTGGAATAGCCTTTACTGTTGTATGCGTTTCTTTGCTTAATAAGATGCTGACGTTCTTGAACACTCCTGAAGATATCTTTGACGATTCGTATAGATATTTTGTTGTGATCTTATTGGGAATTGTAGTGACGGTTATGAATAACCTTGAGATTACAATTCTCCAGTCAATGGGAGATTCCAGAACGCCCCTCACTGCTATGATCTGTTCATCACTCGTGAACATCATGCTTGATATTATTTTCATAATGGCCTTTGGCACCGGAGTTGTCGGAGCAGCAGTGGCAACAGTGGTCTCTCAGTTTGTATCATACCTTTTGTGCCTTAAAAAGCTTAGAACCATCGATTTTATGAGTCTGGGAAAAGACACGTCGGAAAAAGCAGATGAAAAGAATATATTGGTTGAACTGATGAAAATAGGACTTCCTGTGGCACTTATGAATTCGGTCACAGCTGCAGGGACCATGGTATTGCAGTACTTCGTAAATCTTATGGGAAGCGCATATGTGGCAGCCTATTCAGCCTGCATGAAATTTGCATCACTCTTTGAGCAGTTCGGAATGTCCGTAGGTCTTTCCATGATGACCTTTGTGGGGCAAAATAAGGGCGCTGGCAAATATGACAGGATACGCACAGGAGTAAGACAGGGCCTGATGCTCTCTACACTTGTGAATGTGCCTATATCGCTCCTTATGATATTTGTGCCCGGAAGCCTGGCAAGGATGCTGCTGACTGACAACATGATAATCGGTTATTGTACCGATTTCATGCCGATCATGGGAATAAGCTTTTTTGCCCTGGGCTGGCTTTTTGTATACAGATACTCTGTTCAGGGGTTGGGCAATACCTTTATACCAATGCTCTCAGGCGGGCTCGAAGTCATTATGAGACTGATCTTTGGCTTTTTGGTAGGAAGGAACGGATTTAAGGGAATTGCCATTTCTGAAGTATCTGCATGGATAGGCGCTTTTCTGATGCTCATGGTGACATACTATTGTTTAATTGGCAAAAGAACTAAAGCAATAGCATAA